In Drosophila teissieri strain GT53w chromosome 2R, Prin_Dtei_1.1, whole genome shotgun sequence, the following proteins share a genomic window:
- the LOC122613894 gene encoding uncharacterized protein LOC122613894, with translation MLPNWLTAEYLQPKLRAYYKDDQLKVLKVWAKPATEKGQNYISLMTRIHVDIQQSDGVFQNKTYIVKEALTESVPQAKVFLEYDVYNREMDMYEFMLPKMKELLLEVGLTGKFTADTIFVDREYSTMILEDLAEYNYVNADRVKQLDLAHTKLTLELLAKFHAASKVVKQRHPELLTKSLYTHFFSRDKKGYTEVYKGILSAFIRFINGQPDLREKYGDKVEKLHENIMEFGARTFEVGEHELLACNHGDCWTTNFMYQYDDASNPQSAIAIDFQFSNFTSPAIDLHLFFTVSVRDEVQDMESVLVEQYYSHLKTNLENLGYKGKCPSLQEFQKQFEGRRFMCLLAHLFKPVIIYDGTEVTSDFSSVYKDTEEGIRFQNVIYANERVLRSATKLLAMLDAKSVLDMQ, from the exons ATGCTACCCAATTGGCTAACCGCAGAGTATTTGCAGCCCAAGCTGAGGGCCTACTACAAGGATGATCAGCTGAAGGTCCTTAAAGTCTGGGCCAAGCCAGCAACTGAAAAAGGCCAGAACTACATAAGCCTCATGACCCGTATCCATGTGGACATTCAACAGAGCGATGGAGTATTTCAGAATAAAACCTACATTGTCAAGGAAGCCCTGACAGAGAGTGTGCCCCAGGCCAAGGTGTTTTTGGAGTACGATGTGTATAACCGGGAAATGGATATGTACGAGTTCATGCTGCCCAAGATGAAGGAACTTCTTCTAGAAGTTGGCCTCACCGGAAAGTTTACTGCAGATACGATTTTTGTAGACAGGGAATATAGTACCATGATACTGGAAGATCTGGCAGAGTATAACTACGTGAATGCAGATCGAGTGAAGCAGCTGGATCTGGCTCATACGAAATTGACTCTCGAATTGTTAGCCAAGTTCCATGCCGCATCCAAAGTCGTGAAACAACGCCATCCGGAACTTTTGACCAAGAGCCTTTATACTCATTTCTTTTCGCGTGACAAAAAGGGCTACACGGAGGTGTACAAGGGAATCTTATCGGCCTTTATAAGGTTCATAAATGGACAACCAGATTTAAGGGAAAAGTACGGTGATAAAGTAGAAAAGCTGCATGAAAACATCATGGAGTTTGGAGCTCGAACCTTTGAAGTTGGAGAACACGAGTTGCTGGCGTGCAATCATGGTGATTGCTGGACCACCAACTTTATGTATCAGTACGATGATGCGAGTAATCCTCAATCCGCCATAGCCATAGACTTTCAATTCAGCAACTTCACTTCACCTGCCATCGACTTGCATTTATTCTTCACCGTCTCGGTGAGGGATGAAGTCCAGGACATGGAATCCGTTCTGGTTGAACAATACTACAGCCACCTCAAAACGAACCTGGAAAATCTTGGCTATAAGGGAAAATGTCCCAGCCTCCAGGAGTTCCAGAAGCAGTTCGAAGGTCGTCGTTTCATGT GTCTATTGGCCCATCTCTTCAAACCTGTTATTATATACGACGGTACTGAAGTGACCTCCGACTTCTCAAGTGTCTATAAAGATACCGAAGAGGGCATTCGATTCCAGAATGTTATCTATGCCAACGAAAGGGTGCTGAGAAGTGCAACCAAATTATTAGCCATGCTTGATGCCAAGAGCGTTTTGGATATGCAGTAG
- the LOC122612590 gene encoding organic cation transporter protein, with translation MTDRQPDAKAPKPLKPVTKTGDPIISQIGDLRRYQLFFILFVMLCKFGTGWHTLGHIFLAAPTPLSCRTENVTDPCSDECSETEFDTSVFESTIITEWDLTCESKRLASLSQSIVMLGILFGSILFGMFADRCGRRPAFLTCCFMQLITGLIVCVSPYYWFYCVFRFLVAMATAGTMTTSFVLIMEIVGPKKRELVAILYQIPFNFGHASLALFAYFIRDWRWFQFSITIFSVVFVIYIWLVPESPRWLFTTGRVDKSIKILEKIAKCNRAPTETIRPEIEAAYAALAARQPVKKGTVVDLFRTPYMRVKTICMAINWLVVCMVYYGTAQYVSALGGNIFISNAIAAGVGIPGTCLCVLMTKYLGRKMTLLLSNACSALGLLLLACLSGQAEVVRVSCATIGLFGASVTFPNVYLYGGELFPTVVRSSGVGLCSMVGRVGSIVAPLIVDLAAYGLWLAPLIFGIFSVLAIVATIFLPETRGSPLPETLEDGETFGRKKKTQA, from the exons ATGACCGATCGACAGCCGGATGCGAAGGCCCCAAAGCCACTGAAGCCCGTCACCAAGACAGGCGACCCCATAATCTCGCAGATCGGCGACCTCCGGCGCTACCAGTTGTTCTTCATCCTATTCGTCATGCTGTGCAAATTCGGAACGGGCTGGCACACCCTGGGCCACATCTTCCTCGCTGCCCCCACGCCGTTGTCCTGCCGGACGGAGAATGTCACGGATCCCTGCAGTGACGAGTGCTCCGAGACCGAGTTCGACACCAGCGTCTTCGAGTCCACCATCATCACCGAGTGGGATCTCACCTGCGAGAGCAAGCGGCTGGCCAGCTTGTCCCAGAGCATCGTCATGCTGGGCATCCTGTTCGGCAGCATTCTGTTCGGCATGTTTGCTGATCG GTGTGGACGTCGCCCTGCCTTCCTGACCTGCTGCTTCATGCAGCTGATCACCGGCCTCATCGTCTGCGTATCCCCCTACTACTGGTTCTACTGCGTCTTTCGATTCCTGGTGGCTATGGCGACGGCGGGAACGATGACCACCAG TTTTGTGCTGATCATGGAGATCGTGGGACCCAAGAAGCGCGAATTGGTGGCCATCCTCTACCAAATCCCCTTCAACTTCGGCCACGCCTCTCTGGCCCTGTTCGCCTACTTTATTCGAGACTGGCGCTGGTTCCAGTTCAGCATCACCATCTTCTCGGTCGTGTTCGTGATCTACATTTGGCTGGTGCCCGAGTCGCCGCGCTGGCTCTTCACCACCGGCCGGGTGGACAAGTCCATCAAGATTCTGGAGAAGATCGCCAAGTGCAACAGGGCGCCGACGGAAACCATTCGGCCGGAGATCGAGGCGGCCTATGCGGCACTGGCTGCCCGTCAGCCGGTCAAGAAGGGCACCGTCGTGGACCTGTTCCGGACACCCTACATGCGGGTGAAGACCATCTGCATGGCCATCAACTGGCTGGTGGTCTGCATGGTCTACTATGGCACCGCGCAGTATGTCTCGGCGCTGGGCGGCAACATCTTCATCAGCAACGCCATAGCCGCCGGCGTGGGCATTCCGGGCACTTGCCTCTGTGTGCTCATGACCAAGTACCTCGGACGCAAGATGACCCTGCTGCTGTCCAATGCCTGCAGTGCTCTCGGCCTGCTCCTGTTGGCCTGCCTGTCCGGCCAGGCGGAGGTGGTGCGCGTGTCCTGCGCCACCATTGGACTCTTTGGCGCCTCGGTCACCTTTCCGAATGTCTACTTGTACGGCGGAGAGCTCTTTCCCACGGTGGTGCGTTCCAGTGGAGTGGGTCTCTGCTCGATGGTGGGGCGAGTGGGCTCCATTGTGGCGCCGCTGATCGTCGATCTGGCTGCCTACGGTCTGTGGCTGGCGCCCCTGATCTTCGGAATTTTCTCCGTTCTGGCCATCGTCGCCACAATTTTCCTGCCGGAGACGCGAGGATCTCCGCTGCCGGAAACCCTGGAGGATGGAGAGACTTTCGGCCGCAAGAAGAAGACGCAGGCATAG